Genomic segment of Oncorhynchus nerka isolate Pitt River linkage group LG10, Oner_Uvic_2.0, whole genome shotgun sequence:
TGATGTATAGTTCACAAATTAAAGACGGAGCTACAAAAAGCAGACACGGAGACCCTCCAGAACAAGGGTTTAATCTGGTGTATATTCGCTTTCTGTATTTTTGTATTCTTTTGAAAAAGGATTGACTGGTGATTTGACAGGCTAGGATGCCTCTGTATTTGCTCGTCAGCAGGAGCATGATGTCTACATGATTATTGTAATAAAACTGTAAAATGTATAGAGTATTAAGAGGATATGCAGTGTCTGCTGTTTATTTTCCCTGAACACTCATCAGTATGGATTCTGTATCAAAGTTGTAGCCAAGCTTTACTTCCATGCACAGCTTCGATACAGTTACAGCATCCGGGAGCCGAGGCTCcataattatactgaacaaaaatattaacgccaaatgcaacaatttcaaagattttactgagttacagttcatataaggaaataagtcaatttaaataagtctcttatggtagagaaattaacataaaattatcttgacaacagctctggtggacattcctacagtcaacatgccaattgcaggctacctcaacttgagacatgtgggggacaaaactgcacattttagagttgccttttactgtccccagcacaaggggtacctgtgtaatgatcatgctgtttaatatcTGAGGGGTGTGGGggactgccttaatcgacatccatggCACCCGGGGAACAGAatagctcagggatttgatccagcaacctttgggttactggcccaaagctctaaccactaggctacctgccgcccgttACAATCATAGTACCTGCACTCATTGGTCACACTTGCCAGGGACTCAGTCTGTAGATCCAAAATAGTCTTTGTGCTTCTTTAAATGTTCATCATGGGGAAACTGGTGTAGTAACTTAAATGTTGCTAGATTAATGTGGATAATAAATTATGTCCACTAAAGTAGGCTGATGTTAAATGTTTATTGTTGAACATATGGAGTAATTGAGTTAGCTGGTTTGGGACTAAAGCAGTTGAAAGGATCTGAGATGTAAGCATTATTAACAAGGTGTCAcgggattcttctgttgaagggAAGGCGGACCAAAACGCGGCGTGGTTTGTGTTCTTCTTGatatttaattaaagaaagtactgaacactgaatacaaaaacaataaacaaataatgaCCGTGAAGCTAAATGAGAACTGTGATgacacaagcaatcaacatagacaatcacccacaaacaaacagtgcaacccaggctacctaagtatgattctcaatgagagacaactaatgacacctgcctctgattgagaaccatactaggctgaaacatacaaatccccaaatcatagaaaaacaaacatagactgcccacccaactcacgccccctgaccgtactaaataaatacaaaacaaaggaaataaaggtcagaacgtgacacaaggCAGGGTTAGGGGAAGATGCCCTTCCGCTGTACCACATCCAAGGGAACATGCTTTCCTCGTGCACCGTCCTCAGATGCCTCAGCATCTTGTCATTGAGGTTAAAGCTCTTTCCACAGCGGGTACAGAGGAAGGGCTTTGCCTGGGAGTGAAGAAGCTTGTGTTTTGTGAGGTTGTGGCTGTGATGGAAGccctcccacacacactgcaGCGGAATGGCCTTTTTCTGTGTAGATGTTGCTGTTTCTCCTGCAGCCCTTTCAGCTGAAAACAGACGTCCCCGCAGTCTATACATGTATAAGTGGTCTCACCTGTGTGGGTCCTCGTAAGATTTCTGATTATACTTGTCCCTGAACTGCTTTCCACACTCAGGGCAGCCCACAACCGTATTATTGATTCTGGGGTGGTGGGTCAGGCATGTCTGAGAAGTAAAGGTTTGGTCACAGTCAGTGGAATTTAGGGAAGGCACTGCAACTGTGTTTACTGACAAAGTCAACCTGTTTGTAGATCTTACCACAGTCAGGACAGCAGTGGCTTGGTCTATGGGAGGGATCTTTTGTTTTTACGTTTCAGGTAGGAGAGGGTCTCAGCAGTGTTAGGGCTAGACGAGGAGATGATGGGCAGATACACATCTCTTGGCCCTCCCAGAGACAGGCATCTGATTTGCTATGTTTCTTAGCTGACCCCTCTCAACCTTCTCAGTATTTCTAGCCATGTCAATAGACTGTCCCATCTCAGAGGCTGACCCGATCTCAACCTTTACTTCAGACTGGCTATTGTATTTTATCTCCTCCTTAACCCAGTCCTCATGTTCAGCAAAATCATCTTCCCCATCAAGTCTCCTATCCTCACTGTAAATGTCATCCAGATGTCTGGCATCTATATTGAAACTAAAGTACAGGCAGACTCGACACATCTATCCTCTTCAGAAACAACCCTGGGCACAGCCCTGTGACTTTAATCTTCTCACAGTTAACTTTAGGTTCTGCATGTCTTAAAAATTGAAATAGACATATCAACAAATGCATTCCAATAAACCCACAATATTTGTAGGCAACATATGAGTGTAAGAAATACTCAAAACATGATCTGTCCATACCCTGCTGTTTCTTCTCTCTGTTGGTCTACAGAGTACCCCTCTCCATCAGAGTGGTTGTCCATCTCACTGCTCTACTCCCCAGGTGTGTTGTTCAGGTACTCCTTAGCCATGCAGATAGTTTCCTCCATCTCCTGGGGGCACTGTTTCAGCACTCAGTCTCCAACGTCTTTGGGGAGAAGggatacagaactctgcagggccACACACCTCACCACATCCACAGCTGTCCTCCTCGGAGCCAGTAATGGGCAGCACTCTCCAGCCCTTTCCCCAGCTCCCTGGGCGGTCTCTCTGGGTCGTACCTTATAGAGCTGAAGCCCTGCTGCTGTAGTCTCTGTTCTGCCCTGACTGGGCTCAGGCTTGATCCTCCACTTCCTCCAGCTTCACATTGGGCTCCATTCTCCTGAGCACCTCCTTCTCCAGTAACTGTACCATAGAGTCTGGATCTCTCCCTGTACAGTCAGGGCTTGTAGCTGCTGTCTGTGCACTGCTAGTAGGTCTGTAAATAACCGCACCACTTCCATGGTTCCACTCTTGGAGTCTCTATGATTATAAACATTTGGTAATGATTGTGCCACTGGGCAATGACGACAACTTGGATGTAACTTTATAATACATTCTGTGAAAATACAATGTTGATAGCCACCTAAGCCTTGATTAGCTATGTTTCTAACACGTGATCTAAGAGGTTGTGAAAGTTTAAAAGGCTGTACATCTGGCTAGCTAACTCATTTAAATGTATCTCTGGATGAGGGATAACGTCATCTAACTGGCCTAgctgaccagacagaccagacaggctATAGACAACTTTCACCGACTATCAAGCTGACCAAAACCACAGGTAGAAAAATAACGTTACTGACCGTGAGGCTAAGGCTTTGTTTGGTATTTTACTCGTATTGTATTTCGTGCAAGTTAGTCTACAGTTAGCTAGATACCGTTACGTAAACAGTTTTATATTGTTTCCGGGGGTACCATTTGATTGTGACGACGCCTGTGTGGTGTAACATTGTAAACATTCCTCTCGTTCATTGTTGTCAAAATATTATttgtagctagcaagctactgAAACGTCCACGCCGAGTAATTAACAATCACAGGTAAATTCTATTACTTTGAGTTATGTTCTATTCTGTGTAATACCTTTTCAGATAATATCATTTTGctgtcgtttaaaaaaaaaaaaaacgtttaaaTCTCCCACTTAACGTTGTCCACCTTGCTAACTAGTTATGTTGCAGTGAAGCTACTGGAAATGTGACTCTAATAATTAGCTAGCAATGATTTTGGGGTAATATATGCCTTTATGATCCAGTAGTCCATTTATTTGACTGCTCTCACCATAGGCACCTGCAATCAATATGAATGTAGTTGAGTTCCTGGTGTCCCTGCTGGATGTGCATAAACAACAGCTGAAAGCGCtgaccagacagggggagatcCAGGCCAAGGTCCTCAGCCAGCTGGTCAAGGATGGTTTAACCAAAACCCTTGACCGGTCTTCACCGCAGGATGAAGAGGAACAGAGAAGGCCTGGGATGACAACAGGGAGAGATAAAGACCCAGAGGACTGGGTTGCTAGGCTGACTGGGCTGCTGCAAGAGGAGACACAGAAGAAGAGTCAACCGATCAGACCCCAGGGGTTGACTAATGCCTCTCAGATCAGGGTACAGGGACAGATGTGGACTGTGGAGGACAAGAGCAGGCAGGACTTCCTGTCCTTGAGGTACGACACCCAGAAGGGAGCCAGAGAGCTGGGGCAGAGGCTTGACTCGGCTGCTAAGCACTGGCTTAGGCCTGACCTAAGGACTGCTGCACAAGTAGAGCAGTGTGTTGCTATGGAGAAGTTTCTGTCCCTATTGCCAAAGGAGGCTGGTGCCTGGGTGCAGAAGCAGCAGCCCAGGGATATGGAGGAAGCAATCAGCATGGCTGAGCAGCGGCTTGGGTCTGGGGTCTTCACCGTCTCCTCGCCTGcccctacacagacagacacagcacagagcTCAACAGAGGCACATGAACAAGGGTAGGTCAATGTGTGGCTGCTATTGAGCTTATCGTATCTTCAGTTATTCTATCATCCTCAGTGTTTTAAGTTTTTAATTGTTTAGTCACATTCAGATCACAACAACGATTCACTATGATTAACCTTTATCTCTTGAAATGTAAGTGCCCTTGattgtatttcatttttttaatttaaagGAGTGTCAAGATGCAGAGCACCAGTGATCAGCCAGATGCTTTGACCAAGTCATTTCTCAACCAGCTGGAGACAGTTAAATTGGAGTCTGTCCATTTCAGCCTGGAGATTCCTGACGTGGGGATGACCAGCTATCAGGAGGAGCAGGACGAGCATAAGAGGGTCCCAGAGGAAGGGTCCATCTTTGTGTGTAAGCAGGAAGTGGAAGATCCTGACTGGCATCAGGAGAGTGCTCCTCCAGAGCCCATCCAAATGTCTGTGAGAACAACAGAACATGAAAGCATGTCTGTGGACACACCTTACATCTTCCTTCCCAGAAacaaccctctctcctccaccatgtACACGCATCCAACACCCACAGTGTCCAGTCAGATCCCCTCCCCACAGTCACCCCCACCCCTAGCTCCTGACGCCTATCATCCACATGTCCAGGACAGCCCAGTGATAGCCGGACTGCGGAGTAATGCTTCTAGTGACGAGACTGAGCTTACTGCCAGGTACACAAGGCTAATCTCTGAAGATGGACAGTTGACCTGGG
This window contains:
- the LOC115135787 gene encoding zinc finger and SCAN domain-containing protein 26-like, coding for MNVVEFLVSLLDVHKQQLKALTRQGEIQAKVLSQLVKDGLTKTLDRSSPQDEEEQRRPGMTTGRDKDPEDWVARLTGLLQEETQKKSQPIRPQGLTNASQIRVQGQMWTVEDKSRQDFLSLRYDTQKGARELGQRLDSAAKHWLRPDLRTAAQVEQCVAMEKFLSLLPKEAGAWVQKQQPRDMEEAISMAEQRLGSGVFTVSSPAPTQTDTAQSSTEAHEQGSVKMQSTSDQPDALTKSFLNQLETVKLESVHFSLEIPDVGMTSYQEEQDEHKRVPEEGSIFVCKQEVEDPDWHQESAPPEPIQMSVRTTEHESMSVDTPYIFLPRNNPLSSTMYTHPTPTVSSQIPSPQSPPPLAPDAYHPHVQDSPVIAGLRSNASSDETELTARYTRLISEDGQLTWGTLSGVPSPSFHTRQSSPSPSHQCPDCGCCFAQQRNLEEHRNIHTGARPFVCGVCGKAFCHRRTLNKHTRIHSGERPFQCTDCGQTFKLKDTMKRHQVSHSKPGPGARHLSHSR